The Musa acuminata AAA Group cultivar baxijiao chromosome BXJ1-3, Cavendish_Baxijiao_AAA, whole genome shotgun sequence genome window below encodes:
- the LOC135620945 gene encoding phosphatidylinositol/phosphatidylcholine transfer protein SFH13-like, with translation MTGLEGLHAWEERKGKRSDMESSEDERRRLTIGSLKKKALNASSRFTHSLRKRGKRRSVHRTSSVSIEDVRDVEEERAVYAFRKELISRDLLPDKHDDYHMMLRFLKARKFEHEKAVQMWADMLHWRKEFGTDTILEDFNFEELEEVLQHYPQGYHGVDKEGRPVYIERLGKVEPNKLMHITTVERYIKFHIQEFEKALHEKFPACSIAAKRHIDSTTTILDVHGVGLKNFGKTARDLLLKMQKIDGDYYPETLHQMFIVNAGHGFRLLWNTVKGFLDPKTTAKIHVLGTKYQSALLEIIDSSQLPDFLGGTCTCSVEGGCLKSNKGPWNDPNIMKLAYNAEADSLRHTRRMSGGDEAFVGSYFLKGRSSDTWTLESGSDVDDLVFKPVEHSRLAPVREEIRARDSTAYYSCDEHFVVVDKAMDCVRRGEQSYEKTKDIKYEEQRSYGFSTSNQHDSLSMASHPVTKEDTGEGIFQLFARVLIASLVKILLFFHVDGFRKRKLSNIRTSDTQNLAVQHSSTVKNIEDHLGPCLERIKRLEMMFDELTKKPAEIPSEKEHMLLESWDRIKHVEFDLEKTKRVLHATVMKQLEFAKSLDALQDLKLQKRMFC, from the exons ATGACTG GTCTTGAAGGGCTGCACGCTTGGGAGGAGAGAAAAGGAAAGAGATCAGATATGGAGAGTTCGGAAGATGAAAGAAGAAGATTGACCATCGGGTCTCTAAAGAAAAAGGCATTAAATGCTTCTTCACGATTCACCCACTCTCTCAGGAAACGAGGGAAGAGGAGAAGTGTCCATAGGACTTCTTCAGTGTCAATTGAGGATGTCAGGGATGTGGAAGAGGAACGGGCAGTCTATGCATTCCGTAAGGAGCTAATTTCCAGGGACTTATTGCCTGATAAACACGATGACTATCATATGATGCTCAG ATTTTTGAAAGCGAGAAAATTTGAGCATGAGAAAGCAGTTCAAATGTGGGCTGATATGCTTCATTGGAGAAAAGAATTTGGAACAGACACAATTTTGGAG GATTTTAACTTTGAGGAGCTGGAAGAAGTTTTACAGCATTATCCTCAGGGCTACCATGGAGTTGATAAAGAGGGAAGACCTGTTTACATTGAGAGGCTTGGGAAAGTAGAGCCGAATAAGCTTATGCACATCACCACAGTAGAACGGTACATAAAATTTCATATCCAGGAGTTTGAGAAAGCTCTACATGAAAAGTTTCCGGCTTGTTCGATTGCAGCAAAAAGGCACATTGACTCAACCACGACTATTTTGGATGTGCATGGGGTG GGTTTGAAGAATTTCGGCAAAACAGCAAGAGACCTCTTGCTTAAAATGCAAAAAATTGATGGAGATTACTACCCTGAG ACTCTACATCAGATGTTTATTGTCAATGCTGGTCATGGCTTTAGGCTTCTCTGGAACACTGTAAAGGGTTTTCTTGACCCAAAAACAACAGCAAAGATACAT GTATTGGGAACAAAATATCAGAGTGCATTACTTGAAATCATTGACTCAAG CCAACTTCCAGATTTTTTAGGTGGTACATGTACATGCTCTGTTGAAGGTGGGTGTTTGAAGTCTAATAAAGGACCATGGAATGATCCTAACATTATGAAG CTTGCATATAATGCTGAAGCAGATTCACTAAGGCATACTAGACGAATGTCAGGTGGAGATGAAGCTTTTGTAGGGTCATATTTTTTGAAG GGAAGAAGTAGCGATACATGGACACTTGAATCTGGATCAGATGTTGATGATCTTGTTTTCAAACCTGTTGAGCATAGCCGTTTAGCTCCAGTACGTGAAGAA ATCAGAGCAAGAGATTCAACAGCTTACTATAGTTGTGATGAACACTTTGTTGTGGTCGACAAGGCTATGGATTGTGTTAGAAGAGGAGAACAATCTTATGAAAAGACAAAAGATATAAAATACGAGGAACAGAGATCGTATGGCTTTTCAACATCGAATCAACATG ATAGTTTGAGCATGGCAAGTCACCCTGTCACCAAGGAGGATACAGGAGAAGGGATTTTTCAATTGTTTGCAAGAGTATTAATAGCTTCCTTAGTCAAAATTCTATTATTCTTTCACGTTGATGGTTTTAGAAAGAGAAAATTGAGCAACATCCGTACTTCAGACACTCAGAATTTGGCTGTCCAGCACAGTTCAACAGTGAAAAACATTGAAGATCATTTGGGTCCTTGTTTGGAGCGGATTAAAAGGCTAGAAATGATGTTTGATGAGCTCACCAAGAAGCCTGCTGAGATTCCTTCGGAGAAAGAGCATATGCTACTTGAATCTTGGGATCGAATAAAGCATGTTGAGTTTGATCTAGAAAAGACCAAAAGG GTATTGCATGCCACGGTCATGAAGCAACTGGAATTTGCCAAGTCGTTAGATGCATTGCAGGACTTGAAACTTCAG AAGAGAATGTTTTGTTGA
- the LOC135621017 gene encoding myb family transcription factor PHL7-like isoform X2: MVPNSGGNNSDNHILASRQRLRWTNELHDRFVLAVTQLGGPERATPKGVLRIMGVAGLTIYHVKSHLQKYRLAKCVPDSSADDAKSEKKDPDGVSSGLESSSFCCLSGTQITEALKLQMEVQKRLHEQSEVQRQLQRRIEAQGKYLKTIIKEQQQLSGELAETPGGDISACSYVDNSSGSAKTGPHRSVNGDHGGTGKLLKSLSHDNSLREPEA, from the exons ATGGTCCCAAACAGTGGAGGGAACAACTCCGATAATCATATTTTGGCATCAAGACAACGTTTACGATGGACAAATGAGCTTCATGACCGTTTCGTACTTGCTGTGACACAGCTTGGTGGACCAGAGA GAGCAACTCCAAAAGGAGTTCTTAGAATCATGGGTGTGGCAGGGCTAACCATATACCATGTCAAGAGTCACTTACAG AAATACAGGCTTGCAAAATGTGTTCCTGATTCTTCAGCTGATG ATGCCAAGTCCGAAAAGAAGGATCCTGACGGCGTGTCTTCTGGACTTGAAAGTTCCTC CTTTTGTTGTCTCAGTGGAACACAAATAACTGAAGCACTTAAGTTGCAGATGGAGGTGCAAAAGCGGCTTCATGAACAATCAGAG GTGCAAAGGCAACTGCAGCGAAGAATAGAAGCCCAAGGCAAATATCTTAAGACGATCATTAAGGAGCAGCAACAACTAAGTGGTGAACTTGCCGAGACACCTGGAGGAGACATTTCTGCCTGCAGCTATGTTGACAATAGCTCAGGTTCTGCCAAGACTGGTCCTCACAGATCTGTTAATGGTGACCATGGTGGCACCGGAAAGCTGCTCAAAAGCCTTTCACATGACAATTCCTTGAGAGAGCCTGAAGCTTGA
- the LOC135621017 gene encoding myb family transcription factor PHL7-like isoform X3: MSRVTYRNTGLQNVFLILQLMVDAKSEKKDPDGVSSGLESSSGTQITEALKLQMEVQKRLHEQSEVQRQLQRRIEAQGKYLKTIIKEQQQLSGELAETPGGDISACSYVDNSSGSAKTGPHRSVNGDHGGTGKLLKSLSHDNSLREPEA, from the exons ATGTCAAGAGTCACTTACAG AAATACAGGCTTGCAAAATGTGTTCCTGATTCTTCAGCTGATGGTAG ATGCCAAGTCCGAAAAGAAGGATCCTGACGGCGTGTCTTCTGGACTTGAAAGTTCCTC TGGAACACAAATAACTGAAGCACTTAAGTTGCAGATGGAGGTGCAAAAGCGGCTTCATGAACAATCAGAG GTGCAAAGGCAACTGCAGCGAAGAATAGAAGCCCAAGGCAAATATCTTAAGACGATCATTAAGGAGCAGCAACAACTAAGTGGTGAACTTGCCGAGACACCTGGAGGAGACATTTCTGCCTGCAGCTATGTTGACAATAGCTCAGGTTCTGCCAAGACTGGTCCTCACAGATCTGTTAATGGTGACCATGGTGGCACCGGAAAGCTGCTCAAAAGCCTTTCACATGACAATTCCTTGAGAGAGCCTGAAGCTTGA
- the LOC135621017 gene encoding myb family transcription factor PHL7-like isoform X1, translating into MVPNSGGNNSDNHILASRQRLRWTNELHDRFVLAVTQLGGPERATPKGVLRIMGVAGLTIYHVKSHLQKYRLAKCVPDSSADDAKSEKKDPDGVSSGLESSSGTQITEALKLQMEVQKRLHEQSEVQRQLQRRIEAQGKYLKTIIKEQQQLSGELAETPGGDISACSYVDNSSGSAKTGPHRSVNGDHGGTGKLLKSLSHDNSLREPEA; encoded by the exons ATGGTCCCAAACAGTGGAGGGAACAACTCCGATAATCATATTTTGGCATCAAGACAACGTTTACGATGGACAAATGAGCTTCATGACCGTTTCGTACTTGCTGTGACACAGCTTGGTGGACCAGAGA GAGCAACTCCAAAAGGAGTTCTTAGAATCATGGGTGTGGCAGGGCTAACCATATACCATGTCAAGAGTCACTTACAG AAATACAGGCTTGCAAAATGTGTTCCTGATTCTTCAGCTGATG ATGCCAAGTCCGAAAAGAAGGATCCTGACGGCGTGTCTTCTGGACTTGAAAGTTCCTC TGGAACACAAATAACTGAAGCACTTAAGTTGCAGATGGAGGTGCAAAAGCGGCTTCATGAACAATCAGAG GTGCAAAGGCAACTGCAGCGAAGAATAGAAGCCCAAGGCAAATATCTTAAGACGATCATTAAGGAGCAGCAACAACTAAGTGGTGAACTTGCCGAGACACCTGGAGGAGACATTTCTGCCTGCAGCTATGTTGACAATAGCTCAGGTTCTGCCAAGACTGGTCCTCACAGATCTGTTAATGGTGACCATGGTGGCACCGGAAAGCTGCTCAAAAGCCTTTCACATGACAATTCCTTGAGAGAGCCTGAAGCTTGA
- the LOC108951160 gene encoding protein PHR1-LIKE 2 isoform X1, whose amino-acid sequence MFTGGLDESAISWIKQERRMFSGLIHRPEASIPTEEAHGPSLVLTADPKPRLRWTTDLHERFVDAVAQLGGPEKATPKAIMRTMGVKGLTLFHLKSHLQKYRLGKQSGKEMTEQSKDASYLLENPSSSVLSPRVPTPDVNEGQEVKEALRAQMEVERKLHEQVEVQKHVQIRMEAYQKYIDSLLAKAYKIASEQITSNSFNTTEEELSDMATRVICSPSDPLSQSILHQLSVNSINLQSPGCKTSSSSAIEGQFFYQKPHELKTKPC is encoded by the exons ATGTTCACCGGAGGGCTCGACGAATCGGCCATCAGCTGGATCAAGCAG GAAAGGAGGATGTTTTCTGGGTTGATCCACCGCCCGGAAGCTTCGATTCCAACGGAGGAAGCCCACGGCCCGAGCCTAGTCCTGACGGCCGACCCCAAGCCGCGCCTCCGATGGACGACCGACCTCCATGAGCGCTTCGTCGACGCCGTCGCCCAGCTCGGAGGCCCCGAAA AGGCAACACCAAAAGCTATCATGCGAACCATGGGCGTCAAAGGACTTACTCTTTTTCATCTAAAGAGTCATCTTCAG AAATACAGACTAGGAAAGCAATCAGGCAAAGAAATGACCGAGCAGTCAAAAGATG CTTCTTACCTTTTGGAGAATCCAAGCAGCAGTGTTTTATCTCCAAGGGTGCCTACTCCTGATGTGAATGA GGGTCAGGAAGTCAAAGAGGCACTGAGAGCACAGATGGAAGTGGAAAGAAAATTGCATGAACAAGTGGAG GTTCAAAAGCATGTACAGATCCGAATGGAAGCCTACCAGAAATACATTGACTCCTTGTTAGCaaaggcatataagatagcatCCGAGCAAATTACTTCAAATAGTTTCAACACTACGGAGGAAGAGCTTTCAGACATGGCAACCAGAGTCATCTGCAGCCCTTCCGATCCTCTGAGCCAATCCATCCTCCATCAGTTATCAGTGAATTCGATCAATTTGCAGAGCCCTGGTTGCAAGACTTCGTCGTCGTCAGCGATCGAAGGCCAGTTCTTCTATCAGAAGCCACATGAACTTAAAACCAAACCATGCTGA
- the LOC108951160 gene encoding protein PHR1-LIKE 2 isoform X2 has translation MFSGLIHRPEASIPTEEAHGPSLVLTADPKPRLRWTTDLHERFVDAVAQLGGPEKATPKAIMRTMGVKGLTLFHLKSHLQKYRLGKQSGKEMTEQSKDASYLLENPSSSVLSPRVPTPDVNEGQEVKEALRAQMEVERKLHEQVEVQKHVQIRMEAYQKYIDSLLAKAYKIASEQITSNSFNTTEEELSDMATRVICSPSDPLSQSILHQLSVNSINLQSPGCKTSSSSAIEGQFFYQKPHELKTKPC, from the exons ATGTTTTCTGGGTTGATCCACCGCCCGGAAGCTTCGATTCCAACGGAGGAAGCCCACGGCCCGAGCCTAGTCCTGACGGCCGACCCCAAGCCGCGCCTCCGATGGACGACCGACCTCCATGAGCGCTTCGTCGACGCCGTCGCCCAGCTCGGAGGCCCCGAAA AGGCAACACCAAAAGCTATCATGCGAACCATGGGCGTCAAAGGACTTACTCTTTTTCATCTAAAGAGTCATCTTCAG AAATACAGACTAGGAAAGCAATCAGGCAAAGAAATGACCGAGCAGTCAAAAGATG CTTCTTACCTTTTGGAGAATCCAAGCAGCAGTGTTTTATCTCCAAGGGTGCCTACTCCTGATGTGAATGA GGGTCAGGAAGTCAAAGAGGCACTGAGAGCACAGATGGAAGTGGAAAGAAAATTGCATGAACAAGTGGAG GTTCAAAAGCATGTACAGATCCGAATGGAAGCCTACCAGAAATACATTGACTCCTTGTTAGCaaaggcatataagatagcatCCGAGCAAATTACTTCAAATAGTTTCAACACTACGGAGGAAGAGCTTTCAGACATGGCAACCAGAGTCATCTGCAGCCCTTCCGATCCTCTGAGCCAATCCATCCTCCATCAGTTATCAGTGAATTCGATCAATTTGCAGAGCCCTGGTTGCAAGACTTCGTCGTCGTCAGCGATCGAAGGCCAGTTCTTCTATCAGAAGCCACATGAACTTAAAACCAAACCATGCTGA
- the LOC103977956 gene encoding nuclear transcription factor Y subunit C-6, producing MDQPGHTTPPVMGVATGVPYAAAAGGGPYQAYQHLYHQQQQQQQQQLQLFWADQYREIEQTTDFKNHSLPLARIKKIMKADEDVRMIAAEAPVVFARACEMFILELTHRSWAHAEENKRRTLQKNDIAAAISRTDVFDFLIDIVPREEGKEDVARPLGGPPTDPMSYYYVQQ from the coding sequence ATGGATCAGCCGGGCCACACCACCCCGCCGGTGATGGGCGTCGCCACTGGGGTGCCCTACGCCGCGGCTGCCGGCGGCGGCCCCTACCAGGCCTACCAGCATCTGTACcaccagcaacagcagcagcagcagcagcagctccagTTGTTCTGGGCCGACCAGTACCGCGAGATCGAGCAGACCACCGACTTCAAGAACCACAGCCTGCCGCTCGCCCGGATCAAGAAGATCATGAAGGCCGACGAGGACGTCCGCATGATCGCCGCCGAGGCCCCCGTGGTCTTCGCCAGGGCCTGCGAGATGTTCATCCTCGAGCTCACGCACCGGTCGTGGGCTCACGCCGAGGAGAACAAGCGCCGCACCTTGCAGAAAAATGACATAGCCGCCGCCATCTCCCGCACCGACGTCTTCGACTTCCTCATCGACATCGTGCCGAGAGAGGAGGGGAAGGAAGACGTGGCACGCCCGCTCGGTGGCCCGCCCACCGACCCGATGTCTTACTACTATGTccagcagtag